A genome region from Chiroxiphia lanceolata isolate bChiLan1 chromosome 5, bChiLan1.pri, whole genome shotgun sequence includes the following:
- the DYRK2 gene encoding dual specificity tyrosine-phosphorylation-regulated kinase 2 isoform X2, with translation MVGGSKHTMNEHLHVGSHGQIQVQQLFEDNSNKRTVLTTQPNGLTTLGKSGLPVVQDRQSESTHRRQGSSSSLKSTDGTGKVKASVITPEQAMKQYMQKLTAFEHHEIFSYPEIYFLGPNAKKRQGVIGGSNNCGYDDDQGSYIQVPHDHIAYRYEVLKVIGKGSFGQVVKAYDHKMHQHVALKMVRNEKRFHRQAAEEIKILEHLRKQDKDNNMNVIHMLENFTFRSHICMTFELLSMNLYELIKKNKFQGFSLPLVRKFAHSILQCLDALHKNRIIHCDLKPENILLKQQGRSGIKVIDFGSSCYDHQRVYTYIQSRFYRAPEVILGARYGMPIDMWSLGCILAELLTGYPLLPGEDEGDQLACMIELLGMPSPKLLDASKRAKNFVSSKGYPRYCSITTLSDGSVILNGGRSRRGKLRGPPESREWGNALKGCDDPLFLDFLKQCLEWDPAIRMTPSQALRHPWLRRRLPKPPAGEKASAKRITESTGAITSISKLPPTSSSASKLRTNLAQMTDANGNIQQRTVLPKLVS, from the exons ATG GTTGGAGGCAGTAAGCACACAATGAATGAGCACCTCCATGTTGGTAGCCATGGACAAATCCAGGTTCAGCAGCTCTTTGAAGATAATAGTAACAAGAGGACGGTTCTGACAACACAGCCAAATGGACTTACAACACTAGGCAAATCTGGATTGCCAGTGGTTCAGGACAGACAGTCAGAGAGTACTCACAGACGACAAGGAAGCTCCAGCTCTTTAAAATCTACAGATGGAACAGGCAAGGTGAAAGCCTCTGTTATCACACCAGAGCAGGCCATGAAGCAATACATGCAAAAATTAACAGCTTTTGAGCATCATGAGATTTTTAGCTACCCTGAAATATACTTCTTGGGTCCAAATGCAAAGAAACGGCAAGGTGTGATTGGTGGTTCAAACAATTGCGGCTATGATGATGACCAAGGGTCTTACATACAAGTACCCCATGATCATATTGCATACAGGTATGAAGTCCTGAAGGTTATAGGGAAAGGAAGCTTTGGGCAGGTGGTGAAAGCCTACGATCACAAGATGCATCAGCATGTGGCACTAAAAATGGTGAGAAATGAAAAACGTTTCCACCGCCaagctgcagaagaaattaagaTCCTGGAACATCTCCGGAAACAAGATAAGGATAACAACATGAATGTTATTCACATGTTGGAAAACTTCACATTCCGCAGCCATATCTGCATGACATTTGAGTTGCTGAGCATGAACCTTTAtgaattaataaagaaaaacaagtttcagGGCTTTAGCCTGCCTTTGGTTCGCAAGTTTGCCCACTCAATTTTACAGTGCTTGGATGCTTTGCACAAAAACAGAATCATTCACTGTGACCTTAAACCTGAGAACATTCTGTTGAAGCAACAAGGTAGAAGTGGTATTAAAGTGATTGATTTTGGCTCAAGTTGTTACGACCATCAGCGTGTCTACACTTACATTCAGTCACGGTTTTATCGTGCACCTGAAGTCATCCTTGGTGCTCGTTATGGGATGCCCATAGATATGTGGAGCTTGGGCTGTATCCTAGCAGAGCTTCTGACTGGTTATCCACTTTTACCTGGAGAAGATGAAGGAGACCAGCTGGCTTGTATGATTGAACTATTGGGCATGCCTTCTCCAAAACTCTTAGATGCATCCAAGCGAGCCAAAAACTTTGTGAGCTCTAAGGGTTATCCCCGCTATTGCAGCATCACAACCTTGTCTGATGGCTCTGTAATACTTAATGGTGGACGCTCTCGGAGGGGAAAACTGCGTGGCCcaccagagagcagagaatGGGGTAACGCATTAAAGGGATGTGATGATCCCCTCTTCCTTGACTTCTTAAAACAGTGTTTAGAATGGGATCCTGCTATCCGTATGACACCCAGCCAGGCTTTGCGGCATCCCTGGCTAAGGAGACGGTTGCCAAAACCTCCAGCTGGGGAAAAGGCCTCAGCAAAGAGAATTACAGAGAGCACTGGTGCTATAACATCAATTTCCAAGTTACCTCCGACTTCAAGCTCAGCTTCAAAACTGAGGACTAATTTGGCACAGATGACAGATGCCAATGGGAATATTCAGCAAAGAACAGTGTTGCCAAAACTCGTTAGCTGA
- the DYRK2 gene encoding dual specificity tyrosine-phosphorylation-regulated kinase 2 isoform X3 — MNEHLHVGSHGQIQVQQLFEDNSNKRTVLTTQPNGLTTLGKSGLPVVQDRQSESTHRRQGSSSSLKSTDGTGKVKASVITPEQAMKQYMQKLTAFEHHEIFSYPEIYFLGPNAKKRQGVIGGSNNCGYDDDQGSYIQVPHDHIAYRYEVLKVIGKGSFGQVVKAYDHKMHQHVALKMVRNEKRFHRQAAEEIKILEHLRKQDKDNNMNVIHMLENFTFRSHICMTFELLSMNLYELIKKNKFQGFSLPLVRKFAHSILQCLDALHKNRIIHCDLKPENILLKQQGRSGIKVIDFGSSCYDHQRVYTYIQSRFYRAPEVILGARYGMPIDMWSLGCILAELLTGYPLLPGEDEGDQLACMIELLGMPSPKLLDASKRAKNFVSSKGYPRYCSITTLSDGSVILNGGRSRRGKLRGPPESREWGNALKGCDDPLFLDFLKQCLEWDPAIRMTPSQALRHPWLRRRLPKPPAGEKASAKRITESTGAITSISKLPPTSSSASKLRTNLAQMTDANGNIQQRTVLPKLVS; from the coding sequence ATGAATGAGCACCTCCATGTTGGTAGCCATGGACAAATCCAGGTTCAGCAGCTCTTTGAAGATAATAGTAACAAGAGGACGGTTCTGACAACACAGCCAAATGGACTTACAACACTAGGCAAATCTGGATTGCCAGTGGTTCAGGACAGACAGTCAGAGAGTACTCACAGACGACAAGGAAGCTCCAGCTCTTTAAAATCTACAGATGGAACAGGCAAGGTGAAAGCCTCTGTTATCACACCAGAGCAGGCCATGAAGCAATACATGCAAAAATTAACAGCTTTTGAGCATCATGAGATTTTTAGCTACCCTGAAATATACTTCTTGGGTCCAAATGCAAAGAAACGGCAAGGTGTGATTGGTGGTTCAAACAATTGCGGCTATGATGATGACCAAGGGTCTTACATACAAGTACCCCATGATCATATTGCATACAGGTATGAAGTCCTGAAGGTTATAGGGAAAGGAAGCTTTGGGCAGGTGGTGAAAGCCTACGATCACAAGATGCATCAGCATGTGGCACTAAAAATGGTGAGAAATGAAAAACGTTTCCACCGCCaagctgcagaagaaattaagaTCCTGGAACATCTCCGGAAACAAGATAAGGATAACAACATGAATGTTATTCACATGTTGGAAAACTTCACATTCCGCAGCCATATCTGCATGACATTTGAGTTGCTGAGCATGAACCTTTAtgaattaataaagaaaaacaagtttcagGGCTTTAGCCTGCCTTTGGTTCGCAAGTTTGCCCACTCAATTTTACAGTGCTTGGATGCTTTGCACAAAAACAGAATCATTCACTGTGACCTTAAACCTGAGAACATTCTGTTGAAGCAACAAGGTAGAAGTGGTATTAAAGTGATTGATTTTGGCTCAAGTTGTTACGACCATCAGCGTGTCTACACTTACATTCAGTCACGGTTTTATCGTGCACCTGAAGTCATCCTTGGTGCTCGTTATGGGATGCCCATAGATATGTGGAGCTTGGGCTGTATCCTAGCAGAGCTTCTGACTGGTTATCCACTTTTACCTGGAGAAGATGAAGGAGACCAGCTGGCTTGTATGATTGAACTATTGGGCATGCCTTCTCCAAAACTCTTAGATGCATCCAAGCGAGCCAAAAACTTTGTGAGCTCTAAGGGTTATCCCCGCTATTGCAGCATCACAACCTTGTCTGATGGCTCTGTAATACTTAATGGTGGACGCTCTCGGAGGGGAAAACTGCGTGGCCcaccagagagcagagaatGGGGTAACGCATTAAAGGGATGTGATGATCCCCTCTTCCTTGACTTCTTAAAACAGTGTTTAGAATGGGATCCTGCTATCCGTATGACACCCAGCCAGGCTTTGCGGCATCCCTGGCTAAGGAGACGGTTGCCAAAACCTCCAGCTGGGGAAAAGGCCTCAGCAAAGAGAATTACAGAGAGCACTGGTGCTATAACATCAATTTCCAAGTTACCTCCGACTTCAAGCTCAGCTTCAAAACTGAGGACTAATTTGGCACAGATGACAGATGCCAATGGGAATATTCAGCAAAGAACAGTGTTGCCAAAACTCGTTAGCTGA
- the DYRK2 gene encoding dual specificity tyrosine-phosphorylation-regulated kinase 2 isoform X1, with the protein MLTRKPSASAAAGAAYPAGRAGDSGRPLQSSPGTGAGVSRAGAGTGPPSPLALPPLRASNASHTVGGSKHTMNEHLHVGSHGQIQVQQLFEDNSNKRTVLTTQPNGLTTLGKSGLPVVQDRQSESTHRRQGSSSSLKSTDGTGKVKASVITPEQAMKQYMQKLTAFEHHEIFSYPEIYFLGPNAKKRQGVIGGSNNCGYDDDQGSYIQVPHDHIAYRYEVLKVIGKGSFGQVVKAYDHKMHQHVALKMVRNEKRFHRQAAEEIKILEHLRKQDKDNNMNVIHMLENFTFRSHICMTFELLSMNLYELIKKNKFQGFSLPLVRKFAHSILQCLDALHKNRIIHCDLKPENILLKQQGRSGIKVIDFGSSCYDHQRVYTYIQSRFYRAPEVILGARYGMPIDMWSLGCILAELLTGYPLLPGEDEGDQLACMIELLGMPSPKLLDASKRAKNFVSSKGYPRYCSITTLSDGSVILNGGRSRRGKLRGPPESREWGNALKGCDDPLFLDFLKQCLEWDPAIRMTPSQALRHPWLRRRLPKPPAGEKASAKRITESTGAITSISKLPPTSSSASKLRTNLAQMTDANGNIQQRTVLPKLVS; encoded by the exons ATGTTAACCAGAAAACCCTCAGCTAGCGCCGCCGCTGGTGCTGCCTACCCAGCTG gcagggcaggggacagcGGCCGCCCGCTGCAGTCTTCCCCAGGCACTGGAGCCGGGGTCTCccgggcaggagctgggaccGGCCCGCCATCGCCCCTCGCATTGCCGCCGCTCAGGGCCAGCAACGCCTCCCACACG GTTGGAGGCAGTAAGCACACAATGAATGAGCACCTCCATGTTGGTAGCCATGGACAAATCCAGGTTCAGCAGCTCTTTGAAGATAATAGTAACAAGAGGACGGTTCTGACAACACAGCCAAATGGACTTACAACACTAGGCAAATCTGGATTGCCAGTGGTTCAGGACAGACAGTCAGAGAGTACTCACAGACGACAAGGAAGCTCCAGCTCTTTAAAATCTACAGATGGAACAGGCAAGGTGAAAGCCTCTGTTATCACACCAGAGCAGGCCATGAAGCAATACATGCAAAAATTAACAGCTTTTGAGCATCATGAGATTTTTAGCTACCCTGAAATATACTTCTTGGGTCCAAATGCAAAGAAACGGCAAGGTGTGATTGGTGGTTCAAACAATTGCGGCTATGATGATGACCAAGGGTCTTACATACAAGTACCCCATGATCATATTGCATACAGGTATGAAGTCCTGAAGGTTATAGGGAAAGGAAGCTTTGGGCAGGTGGTGAAAGCCTACGATCACAAGATGCATCAGCATGTGGCACTAAAAATGGTGAGAAATGAAAAACGTTTCCACCGCCaagctgcagaagaaattaagaTCCTGGAACATCTCCGGAAACAAGATAAGGATAACAACATGAATGTTATTCACATGTTGGAAAACTTCACATTCCGCAGCCATATCTGCATGACATTTGAGTTGCTGAGCATGAACCTTTAtgaattaataaagaaaaacaagtttcagGGCTTTAGCCTGCCTTTGGTTCGCAAGTTTGCCCACTCAATTTTACAGTGCTTGGATGCTTTGCACAAAAACAGAATCATTCACTGTGACCTTAAACCTGAGAACATTCTGTTGAAGCAACAAGGTAGAAGTGGTATTAAAGTGATTGATTTTGGCTCAAGTTGTTACGACCATCAGCGTGTCTACACTTACATTCAGTCACGGTTTTATCGTGCACCTGAAGTCATCCTTGGTGCTCGTTATGGGATGCCCATAGATATGTGGAGCTTGGGCTGTATCCTAGCAGAGCTTCTGACTGGTTATCCACTTTTACCTGGAGAAGATGAAGGAGACCAGCTGGCTTGTATGATTGAACTATTGGGCATGCCTTCTCCAAAACTCTTAGATGCATCCAAGCGAGCCAAAAACTTTGTGAGCTCTAAGGGTTATCCCCGCTATTGCAGCATCACAACCTTGTCTGATGGCTCTGTAATACTTAATGGTGGACGCTCTCGGAGGGGAAAACTGCGTGGCCcaccagagagcagagaatGGGGTAACGCATTAAAGGGATGTGATGATCCCCTCTTCCTTGACTTCTTAAAACAGTGTTTAGAATGGGATCCTGCTATCCGTATGACACCCAGCCAGGCTTTGCGGCATCCCTGGCTAAGGAGACGGTTGCCAAAACCTCCAGCTGGGGAAAAGGCCTCAGCAAAGAGAATTACAGAGAGCACTGGTGCTATAACATCAATTTCCAAGTTACCTCCGACTTCAAGCTCAGCTTCAAAACTGAGGACTAATTTGGCACAGATGACAGATGCCAATGGGAATATTCAGCAAAGAACAGTGTTGCCAAAACTCGTTAGCTGA